From Pseudomonas hormoni:
TCAAGGGCCTCGAACTGGGCGCCGACGATTATCTGGCCAAACCGTTCAACCCTGACGAGCTGATGGCGCGTGTCAAAGCCGTCCTGCGTCGTCAGTCCGCTCCGGTGCCGGGCGCGCCGGGCAGCGAAGACGAAAGCGTGACGTTCGGCGACTACGAATTATCGCTGGCGACTCGCGAACTGAAACGCGGTGACGAAGTGCACATGCTCACCACCGGTGAGTTTGCGGTGCTCAAGGCGTTGGTCATGAACGCGCGTCAGCCACTGACTCGCGACAAACTGATGAACCTGGCCCGTGGCCGTGAGTGGGATGCCCTGGAGCGTTCCATCGACGTGCAGATCTCCCGTCTGCGCCGGATGATCGAACCCGATCCATCCAAGCCGCGTTATATCCAGACCGTCTGGGGCGTGGGTTACGTGTTCGTTCCGGATGGCGC
This genomic window contains:
- the ompR gene encoding osmolarity response regulator transcription factor OmpR yields the protein MSSTANIAEGEKILIVDDDPGLSSLLERFFVSKGYRARAVPNTEQMDRLLAREVFNLVVLDLMLPGEDGLTACRRLRGANNQIPIIMLTAKGDELSRIKGLELGADDYLAKPFNPDELMARVKAVLRRQSAPVPGAPGSEDESVTFGDYELSLATRELKRGDEVHMLTTGEFAVLKALVMNARQPLTRDKLMNLARGREWDALERSIDVQISRLRRMIEPDPSKPRYIQTVWGVGYVFVPDGAATK